A window from Caldivirga sp. encodes these proteins:
- a CDS encoding cytochrome ubiquinol oxidase subunit I, translating into MILDEARWLSAIGILAHLSLASSFLGTILIAVVAEFLYLTRHDKDWYDKARMFSVVSTIFFGVGAAFGTLVEFGLVTIWSNFITIIGSAIVLPFYLELFAFLTEVILLPLYVFTWGKVRNGWVHWVIGLAAAFGGYWSAYNILAVMASLSMRPPGMIVQNLAASNQTIAGLTSYLVTWAKPTDAWNMFWWGANVFIFHGILAAAILTWSVVSAIYLYGYMHEHRPDQAKVLKVLIPGVAIMTAIEGFILGHDQGELVLQFDPLKLAAIEGMFWKGLKVDPLLSFLAYGTFNHTFWGYYSWPANVRPPLAPFDFLPIFYLGFMVTLGVLLGVWSGGLSLWYLFNGFFSRFHWAKVIASFLERTGPYTMPLFAALASIGGAVTSESGRVPFILVESSPSLNGGPPMVTGVPIYEGGLINPNLSLPGWLIALIIVVEVAMPALAVYMVYLYTRPRREKPTQVVEY; encoded by the coding sequence GTGATTTTAGATGAAGCTAGGTGGTTAAGTGCAATTGGTATACTGGCCCATTTAAGCTTAGCATCCTCATTTCTTGGGACAATACTAATAGCTGTGGTGGCAGAATTCCTGTACTTAACTAGGCATGATAAGGATTGGTACGATAAGGCTAGGATGTTTTCAGTAGTATCAACTATATTCTTTGGAGTTGGTGCAGCGTTCGGTACATTGGTTGAGTTTGGTTTAGTGACTATATGGAGCAACTTCATTACAATAATAGGCTCAGCCATAGTTTTACCATTTTACCTAGAATTATTCGCCTTCTTAACAGAAGTGATACTTCTACCACTCTACGTATTCACGTGGGGTAAGGTAAGAAATGGGTGGGTACATTGGGTAATCGGCTTAGCTGCAGCGTTCGGAGGATACTGGAGTGCCTACAATATACTAGCGGTCATGGCTTCATTAAGCATGAGGCCCCCTGGCATGATTGTGCAAAATTTGGCCGCATCCAATCAAACGATAGCTGGCTTAACAAGTTACCTAGTCACTTGGGCTAAGCCTACGGATGCATGGAACATGTTCTGGTGGGGTGCCAACGTATTCATATTCCACGGCATACTGGCTGCGGCAATATTAACATGGTCCGTGGTGAGTGCAATATACCTGTATGGTTACATGCATGAACATAGGCCTGACCAGGCTAAGGTGCTTAAGGTTCTTATACCTGGTGTAGCCATTATGACTGCTATTGAGGGCTTTATACTTGGTCATGATCAAGGTGAGCTAGTTCTTCAATTTGATCCATTAAAGTTAGCTGCAATTGAGGGCATGTTTTGGAAAGGCCTTAAGGTTGATCCACTACTAAGCTTCCTCGCATATGGTACTTTTAACCACACCTTCTGGGGTTATTACTCATGGCCTGCTAATGTAAGGCCACCCCTAGCTCCCTTCGACTTCCTACCGATATTTTACCTAGGCTTCATGGTTACATTAGGTGTATTACTTGGTGTATGGAGTGGTGGGTTGTCCCTCTGGTACCTATTTAATGGCTTCTTCAGTAGATTCCATTGGGCTAAGGTAATAGCATCATTCCTAGAGAGGACTGGCCCATACACCATGCCCCTCTTCGCTGCCCTAGCCTCAATAGGCGGTGCGGTAACATCAGAGAGCGGTAGGGTTCCCTTTATCCTAGTTGAGTCGTCACCCAGCTTAAATGGTGGTCCACCTATGGTAACCGGGGTGCCTATATATGAGGGCGGGTTAATTAATCCTAACTTAAGCTTACCAGGCTGGTTGATTGCACTTATCATAGTAGTTGAGGTAGCTATGCCGGCCCTAGCAGTCTACATGGTTTACCTATACACTAGGCCTAGGAGAGAGAAGCCAACTCAGGTGGTTGAGTACTAG